Proteins encoded in a region of the Leifsonia sp. PS1209 genome:
- a CDS encoding COX15/CtaA family protein, whose translation MNRIIAWLPDRVDVRLKVIAWIYLVGQIILVGTGGLVRLTSSGLGCPTWPKCTADSLVNTPEMGIHGVIEFGNRLLGVLLGIVAIVAFVAILRLRKERPDLFWLTLLAGLGIPAQAVIGGLSVLTDLNPYVVGLHFVVSIVLVALCTTFLFRLYTTPGPRMRAVPAWFAIVTHITSFVVAVTILVGILTTGSGPHAGDAKAPRNNLNPEILQHVHAIPAYVTFALTLVLVIASLRFTATKVRRYAALLLVVELVQIAVGLIQANTGLPGVLVGVHMMLAASLAAAMTAVVLSLKAPVAGNAAADATSVERGAAVA comes from the coding sequence ATGAACCGCATCATCGCCTGGCTGCCCGACCGTGTCGATGTCCGGCTCAAGGTCATCGCGTGGATCTACCTCGTCGGGCAGATCATCCTGGTCGGCACGGGTGGTCTGGTGCGTCTGACGTCGAGCGGCCTCGGCTGCCCGACGTGGCCCAAGTGCACGGCCGACTCGCTGGTCAACACACCCGAGATGGGCATCCACGGTGTCATCGAGTTCGGCAACCGACTTCTCGGCGTCCTGCTCGGGATCGTCGCCATCGTCGCGTTCGTCGCCATCCTGCGGCTGCGCAAGGAGCGCCCGGACCTGTTCTGGCTCACCCTGCTCGCCGGGCTCGGCATCCCGGCCCAGGCGGTCATCGGCGGTCTGAGCGTCCTCACCGACCTGAACCCGTACGTCGTCGGACTGCACTTCGTGGTGTCCATCGTTCTCGTCGCCCTGTGCACGACCTTCCTCTTCCGGCTCTACACGACACCCGGCCCCCGGATGCGCGCCGTGCCCGCCTGGTTCGCCATCGTCACCCACATCACCAGCTTCGTGGTCGCCGTCACGATCCTGGTCGGCATCCTCACCACGGGATCCGGCCCGCACGCCGGAGACGCGAAGGCGCCCCGCAACAACCTGAACCCCGAGATCCTGCAGCATGTGCACGCCATCCCGGCCTACGTCACGTTCGCGCTGACGCTGGTGCTCGTCATCGCGTCCCTGCGCTTCACCGCCACCAAGGTCCGTCGCTACGCCGCCCTTCTTCTCGTAGTGGAGCTGGTGCAGATCGCGGTCGGCCTGATCCAAGCCAACACCGGGCTGCCCGGCGTGCTGGTCGGGGTCCACATGATGCTGGCCGCGAGCCTCGCCGCGGCGATGACGGCCGTGGTGCTGTCGCTGAAAGCGCCCGTCGCGGGCAACGCCGCGGCGGACGCAACGTCAGTCGAGCGCGGGGCCGCTGTCGCCTGA
- a CDS encoding GNAT family N-acetyltransferase — MTALRTERLVLDAPRESDIDAVFAACSDAVVQQWIPIPSPYTREDAEFFVRSYVPHGAASGRFCVWALRIDDGPLLGTIEVRRDEATGSASVGCWQAPDARGHGYMREALARILSYAFAPEGLGLTRLRWEYLVGNEASKRLATAVGFAFDERSPHAVDIRGDAREALFGVLERPASGDSGPALD, encoded by the coding sequence ATGACCGCGCTGCGCACGGAACGCCTCGTTCTGGATGCGCCGCGCGAGTCGGACATCGACGCGGTCTTCGCTGCGTGCAGCGACGCCGTCGTGCAGCAATGGATCCCGATCCCGTCTCCGTACACGCGGGAGGACGCGGAGTTCTTCGTCCGCAGCTACGTGCCGCACGGCGCGGCGAGCGGACGCTTCTGCGTCTGGGCGCTCCGGATCGACGACGGACCGCTGCTCGGCACGATCGAGGTGCGCAGGGACGAGGCCACGGGCTCCGCCTCCGTCGGCTGCTGGCAGGCACCGGATGCGCGGGGTCACGGCTACATGCGGGAGGCGCTCGCGCGCATCCTGTCGTACGCCTTCGCCCCGGAGGGACTGGGCCTCACCCGCCTGCGCTGGGAGTACCTGGTCGGCAACGAGGCGAGCAAGCGCCTCGCGACCGCGGTGGGCTTCGCGTTCGACGAGCGCAGCCCGCACGCCGTGGACATCCGCGGCGACGCCAGGGAGGCGCTGTTCGGCGTGCTCGAACGACCGGCGTCAGGCGACAGCGGCCCCGCGCTCGACTGA
- a CDS encoding heme o synthase — protein MDVAVESRVESGRIGVARKVKAYFSLTKPRVVELLLVTTVPTMILAGHGIPNLLLVLATVVGGYMSAGSAGAFNCYIDRDIDRVMKRTKNRPLVTGELSDREALVFAYALGVASVLVLGFFTNWLAAGLSLVAILLYVVFYTLILKRRTPQNIVWGGIAGCMPVLIGWAAVTGSLDWPAFILFGVIFLWTPPHYWPLSMKYRDDYKEAGVPMLAVVRGRAVVGLQVILYAWAMVACSLLLIPVAHMGLVYTTISVVVGGWFLYESHRLYNLAIRHAAVSPMRVFHGSIAYLTLIFLAVAIDPLLPF, from the coding sequence ATGGACGTCGCTGTAGAAAGCCGTGTCGAATCGGGCCGAATCGGCGTCGCCCGCAAGGTCAAGGCCTACTTCTCGCTGACGAAACCGCGTGTCGTCGAGTTACTTCTCGTGACGACGGTGCCGACGATGATCCTCGCCGGCCACGGCATCCCGAACCTGCTGCTTGTGCTCGCGACGGTGGTCGGCGGATACATGTCCGCCGGTTCTGCCGGGGCGTTCAACTGCTACATCGACCGCGACATCGACCGCGTGATGAAGCGCACGAAGAACCGCCCGCTCGTCACCGGAGAGCTCAGCGACCGCGAGGCGCTGGTCTTCGCATACGCGCTCGGCGTCGCCTCCGTGCTGGTCCTCGGCTTCTTCACGAACTGGCTCGCAGCGGGGCTCTCGCTCGTCGCGATCCTGCTCTACGTGGTCTTCTACACGCTGATCCTCAAGCGCCGCACCCCGCAGAACATCGTCTGGGGCGGCATCGCGGGCTGCATGCCCGTGCTGATCGGCTGGGCGGCCGTGACCGGCTCGCTCGACTGGCCGGCGTTCATCCTGTTCGGCGTCATCTTCCTCTGGACGCCACCGCACTACTGGCCGCTGTCGATGAAGTACCGCGACGACTACAAGGAGGCGGGCGTCCCCATGCTCGCCGTCGTCCGCGGCCGCGCCGTGGTCGGCCTGCAGGTCATCCTCTACGCCTGGGCGATGGTCGCCTGCTCGCTGCTGCTCATCCCGGTGGCGCACATGGGTCTCGTCTACACCACGATCTCCGTGGTGGTCGGCGGCTGGTTCCTCTACGAGTCGCACCGGCTGTACAACCTGGCGATCCGCCACGCCGCCGTCTCGCCGATGCGCGTGTTCCACGGCTCCATCGCCTACCTGACGCTGATCTTCCTGGCCGTCGCGATCGACCCGCTGCTGCCGTTCTGA
- the tkt gene encoding transketolase, with translation MAALQWDPIDNKAVDTARVLAADAVEKVGNGHPGTAMSLAPAAYLLFQKVMRRDPHDQHWLGRDRFILSAGHSSLTQYIQLYFGGYGLELDDLEKLRTWGSLTPGHPEVGHTDGVEITTGPLGQGISSSVGFAYASRFERGLFDPDAEAGTSPFDHFVYVIAGDGDLQEGVSSEASSLAGHQQLGNLIAIYDSNQISIEDDTNIAFTEDVKARYEAYHWHVQVVDWKKTGVYEEDVQELHDAIEAAKAVTDKPSLIILKTIIGWPAPKKQNTGKIHGSALGTDELRAVKEVLGFDPDKNFDVAPEVIEHTRKAVERGAEQRAEWQKGFDTWAAANPERKQLLDRLLTGELPEGVEAALPVFEAGKDISTRAASGKVLNALGPIIPELWGGSADLAESNNTTIEGAASFVPSEHSTHEWTGNPYGRVLHFGIREHAMAAILNGIVLHGPTRPFGGTFLIFSDYMRPAVRLAALMKAPSIFVWTHDSVALGEDGPTHQPIEQLSTLRAIPQLDVVRPGDANEVAYAWKTILERRKGPAGIALTRQNIPVFERGDGEASGDTFASAANVSKGAYVLAEAPNGTPDVLLIATGSELQIAVETREVLRGEGINARVISAPSLEWFEEQSDEYKESVLPSAVKARVSIEAGLALSWRSYVGDHGRSVSIEHFGASADYKTLFREFGMTTEHAVAAAKESLASL, from the coding sequence GTGGCAGCTCTGCAATGGGATCCCATTGACAACAAGGCAGTAGACACCGCTCGCGTTCTCGCGGCGGACGCGGTGGAGAAGGTGGGCAACGGGCATCCCGGAACCGCCATGAGCCTCGCTCCGGCCGCTTACCTGCTGTTCCAGAAGGTGATGCGCCGCGATCCGCACGACCAGCACTGGCTCGGACGCGACCGCTTCATCCTCTCGGCGGGCCACAGCTCGCTGACCCAGTACATCCAGCTGTACTTCGGCGGATACGGCCTCGAGCTCGACGACCTCGAGAAGCTCCGCACCTGGGGCTCCCTCACGCCGGGCCACCCCGAGGTCGGCCACACCGACGGCGTCGAGATCACCACCGGCCCGCTCGGCCAGGGCATCTCGTCCTCCGTCGGTTTCGCATACGCGAGCCGCTTCGAGCGCGGCCTGTTCGACCCGGACGCAGAGGCGGGCACGAGCCCGTTCGACCACTTCGTCTACGTCATCGCCGGCGACGGCGACCTGCAGGAGGGCGTGAGCAGCGAGGCATCCTCGCTCGCCGGCCACCAGCAGCTCGGCAACCTCATCGCGATCTACGACAGCAACCAGATCTCGATCGAGGACGACACCAACATCGCCTTCACCGAAGACGTCAAGGCGCGCTACGAGGCGTACCACTGGCACGTCCAGGTCGTCGACTGGAAGAAGACGGGCGTCTACGAGGAAGACGTGCAGGAGCTGCACGACGCCATCGAGGCGGCCAAGGCCGTCACCGACAAGCCCTCGCTGATCATCCTCAAGACGATCATCGGCTGGCCGGCCCCGAAAAAGCAGAACACGGGCAAGATCCACGGTTCGGCTCTCGGCACCGACGAGCTGCGCGCCGTCAAAGAGGTTCTCGGCTTCGACCCCGACAAGAACTTCGACGTCGCCCCCGAGGTCATCGAGCACACCCGCAAGGCCGTCGAGCGCGGCGCGGAGCAGCGTGCGGAGTGGCAGAAGGGCTTCGACACCTGGGCGGCAGCGAACCCGGAGCGCAAGCAGCTCCTCGACCGCCTGCTCACCGGAGAACTCCCCGAGGGCGTCGAGGCTGCCCTCCCGGTGTTCGAGGCCGGCAAGGACATCTCGACCCGCGCGGCGAGCGGCAAGGTGCTCAACGCACTCGGACCGATCATCCCCGAGCTGTGGGGCGGTTCGGCCGACCTCGCAGAGTCGAACAACACGACCATCGAGGGAGCGGCGTCGTTCGTCCCGTCCGAGCACTCGACGCACGAGTGGACGGGCAACCCGTACGGTCGCGTCCTGCACTTCGGCATCCGTGAGCACGCGATGGCGGCCATCCTGAACGGCATCGTGCTGCACGGCCCGACGCGTCCGTTCGGCGGCACGTTCCTGATCTTCAGCGACTACATGCGCCCCGCCGTCCGTCTGGCAGCGCTCATGAAGGCGCCGTCGATCTTCGTCTGGACGCACGACTCCGTCGCCCTCGGCGAGGACGGCCCGACGCACCAGCCGATCGAGCAGCTCTCGACGCTCCGCGCCATCCCGCAGCTCGACGTGGTGCGCCCCGGCGACGCCAACGAGGTCGCGTACGCCTGGAAGACCATCCTGGAACGCCGCAAGGGACCGGCCGGCATCGCGCTGACCCGTCAGAACATCCCGGTGTTCGAGCGCGGTGACGGCGAGGCGAGCGGCGACACGTTCGCGTCCGCCGCCAACGTCTCCAAGGGCGCGTACGTGCTCGCCGAGGCGCCGAACGGCACCCCGGACGTGCTGCTGATCGCCACGGGCTCCGAGCTCCAGATCGCCGTCGAGACCCGCGAGGTCCTGCGTGGAGAGGGCATCAACGCCCGCGTCATCTCCGCACCGAGCCTCGAGTGGTTCGAAGAGCAGAGCGACGAGTACAAGGAATCCGTGCTGCCCTCCGCCGTCAAGGCCCGCGTCTCGATCGAGGCAGGCCTCGCGCTCAGCTGGCGCTCGTACGTGGGCGACCACGGCCGCAGCGTCTCGATCGAGCACTTCGGCGCATCGGCCGACTACAAGACGCTGTTCCGCGAGTTCGGGATGACCACCGAGCACGCCGTCGCCGCAGCCAAGGAATCGCTCGCGTCGCTCTGA
- the tal gene encoding transaldolase, with amino-acid sequence MTDSTPTAQLSAAGVSIWLDDLSRERINSGGLQKLIAEKNVVGVTTNPTIFATALSNGEAYDAQVRELAAAGTSVTDAVFEITTDDVATASDIFNEVFEQTEGTDGRVSIEVEPGLAHDAAGTIAEAKKLAAKVNKPNVLIKIPATVEGLEAITETIGAGISVNVTLIFSLDRYRGVIEAYLAGLEKAQAAGIDLSGIQSVASFFVSRVDTEIDKRLTAIGTDEALALKSKAGVANARLAYQVYEEAFATDRAKALVAAGANEQRPLWASTGVKDPSLPDTLYVTELVAPNTVNTMPEKTLDATFDHGVITGDTVTGNYADAQGVLDKLAALGVDYDDVTAVLEKEGVEKFVVSWNELLDTVTAALEAAK; translated from the coding sequence ATGACAGACTCCACCCCCACCGCCCAGCTTTCGGCCGCAGGCGTCAGCATCTGGCTCGACGACCTGTCGCGTGAGCGCATCAACTCCGGCGGACTGCAGAAGCTCATCGCGGAGAAGAACGTGGTCGGCGTGACCACCAACCCGACGATCTTCGCAACGGCACTGTCCAACGGAGAGGCGTACGACGCGCAGGTGCGCGAGCTCGCAGCGGCCGGCACCAGCGTCACCGACGCGGTCTTCGAGATCACGACGGACGACGTCGCCACCGCCAGCGACATCTTCAACGAGGTCTTCGAGCAGACCGAGGGAACCGACGGCCGCGTGTCGATCGAGGTCGAGCCCGGCCTCGCGCACGACGCAGCGGGCACCATCGCCGAGGCCAAGAAGCTCGCGGCCAAGGTGAACAAGCCCAACGTGCTCATCAAGATCCCCGCGACCGTCGAGGGCCTCGAGGCCATCACGGAGACCATCGGAGCCGGGATCAGCGTCAACGTCACGCTGATCTTCAGCCTCGACCGCTACCGCGGCGTGATCGAGGCGTACCTCGCCGGTCTCGAGAAGGCTCAGGCCGCAGGCATCGACCTCTCCGGCATCCAGTCGGTCGCCTCGTTCTTCGTGTCGCGCGTCGACACCGAGATCGACAAGCGCCTGACCGCGATCGGCACCGACGAGGCGCTCGCGCTCAAGAGCAAGGCGGGCGTCGCGAACGCACGCCTCGCGTACCAGGTCTACGAGGAGGCGTTCGCGACCGACCGTGCCAAGGCACTCGTCGCGGCGGGCGCCAACGAGCAGCGCCCGCTCTGGGCGTCCACCGGCGTCAAGGACCCGAGCCTGCCCGACACCCTGTACGTCACCGAGCTCGTCGCCCCGAACACGGTCAACACCATGCCGGAGAAGACGCTCGACGCGACCTTCGACCACGGCGTGATCACCGGCGACACCGTCACCGGCAACTACGCGGACGCGCAGGGCGTGCTCGACAAGCTCGCAGCGCTCGGCGTGGACTACGACGATGTCACCGCCGTCCTCGAGAAGGAGGGCGTCGAGAAGTTCGTCGTCTCCTGGAACGAGCTGCTGGACACCGTGACCGCAGCTCTCGAGGCAGCGAAGTGA